The following coding sequences are from one Methanohalophilus halophilus window:
- a CDS encoding cobalamin biosynthesis protein CbiG, translating into MDVARKITEHVGADLLIYSKNIFKEAFEKYDRIIAVFATGIVVRDIAPLIKDKWTDPAVVVVDSNLNFAIPVLGGHHGGNELVRKIAEIGATPVITTATEVHNRNSVEGIAKKMGCDIVNKESTKDVNCALLDQDVEVLKIKGPKIVIVDSDVSVLKMEQEDT; encoded by the coding sequence ATGGATGTGGCTCGCAAGATCACAGAACATGTGGGAGCAGACCTGCTTATCTATAGCAAAAACATATTTAAGGAAGCCTTTGAAAAATATGACCGGATAATTGCTGTTTTTGCTACAGGTATAGTTGTCCGGGATATTGCTCCTCTCATTAAAGATAAGTGGACCGATCCGGCGGTTGTGGTGGTGGATTCGAATCTCAATTTTGCAATCCCTGTCCTGGGTGGACACCACGGAGGCAATGAACTGGTCCGAAAGATTGCTGAAATTGGTGCGACACCCGTAATAACAACAGCAACTGAAGTCCACAATCGCAACTCTGTTGAAGGTATTGCCAAAAAAATGGGGTGCGACATAGTGAACAAGGAATCCACAAAGGATGTGAATTGTGCACTGCTGGATCAGGATGTCGAGGTTTTGAAAATAAAGGGGCCAAAAATTGTGATCGTGGATAGTGATGTGTCCGTACTTAAAATGGAACAGGAAGATACATGA
- a CDS encoding cobalamin biosynthesis protein — MIIGIGARRGIHEEEVLEAIAQALETTNTRKEDIEALASAELKKDEQGLKNAAEIIGVPIHFLPHSKLNEIDVPSKSRASRFGLKGVAEPCALALSTNQNLIMKKKVYGRITIAIAD, encoded by the coding sequence ATGATTATAGGAATCGGTGCCCGCAGGGGGATCCACGAGGAAGAAGTCCTCGAAGCCATCGCACAGGCACTGGAAACAACAAATACCAGAAAGGAAGATATAGAAGCGCTGGCCTCAGCGGAACTTAAAAAAGATGAACAGGGGCTTAAAAACGCAGCCGAAATTATAGGCGTGCCCATTCACTTCCTGCCCCACTCCAAACTTAATGAAATTGATGTGCCTTCTAAATCCAGGGCATCAAGATTTGGTCTTAAAGGTGTGGCAGAACCCTGTGCACTTGCACTTTCTACTAACCAGAATCTGATAATGAAAAAGAAAGTATATGGAAGGATTACAATTGCAATCGCAGACTAA
- the cobJ gene encoding precorrin-3B C(17)-methyltransferase, translating into MEGLQLQSQTNKKGKLYVIGIGPGSVEQLTIASRDAILNSDYIIGNGTYLDQVKELLNGQEIIRSHMGKEVERAKKAVELAADNVVSMVSGGDANVYGMAGLVLEVAEHHELDVDIEVLPGVTAITAGASVLGAPIVNDFAVISLSDLLTPWERIEKRLRAASEADFIISLYNPKSRQRNSNFRRAIEIIQETREGSSPVGLVKNALRGDSQEMKVTTLGKVLDYDDWVDMRTMILITTPESRIWGKKGMEKIITPRGYQRKYDY; encoded by the coding sequence ATGGAAGGATTACAATTGCAATCGCAGACTAATAAAAAAGGAAAACTCTATGTAATCGGGATTGGACCCGGTTCGGTGGAACAACTTACCATTGCATCCAGGGATGCTATCCTGAATTCTGATTATATAATCGGCAATGGTACATACCTGGACCAGGTCAAGGAACTTCTCAATGGCCAGGAAATCATCAGGAGTCATATGGGAAAGGAAGTTGAACGTGCCAAAAAGGCAGTGGAACTTGCAGCTGACAATGTTGTCTCAATGGTAAGCGGTGGAGATGCCAATGTATATGGCATGGCCGGCCTTGTGCTGGAAGTTGCTGAACATCATGAACTTGATGTGGATATTGAAGTCCTGCCCGGCGTTACTGCTATTACGGCAGGAGCAAGTGTACTGGGTGCACCCATTGTCAATGATTTTGCAGTGATAAGCCTCAGTGACCTGTTAACTCCATGGGAACGTATCGAAAAGAGACTCAGGGCTGCTTCAGAGGCGGATTTTATCATATCCCTCTACAATCCGAAGAGCAGGCAACGCAACTCCAATTTCAGGAGAGCTATTGAAATCATACAGGAAACAAGGGAAGGCTCATCTCCTGTGGGACTTGTGAAGAATGCATTGCGCGGAGATTCCCAGGAAATGAAGGTAACGACCCTTGGCAAGGTGCTGGATTATGACGACTGGGTGGATATGAGGACTATGATATTGATCACAACCCCTGAATCCCGCATATGGGGCAAAAAAGGCATGGAAAAGATAATAACTCCCAGGGGGTATCAGAGAAAATATGACTACTGA
- a CDS encoding precorrin-8X methylmutase: MTTEEKNGQELENLVEITMEAEPELVEMCRDMGAQTEEAKAIYMTSRRIASKLVGDDSPQGRVRQRCMISTGDPEVAEIMRFKNDPIKAGVEAIKKGAPIFVDINMVKAGVTKKGHDCPVICVLDEDKDAQIAHKYGITRTAAGFLNCRDRLEGAIVAIGNAPSAAFAVCRMIDHGIKPALVIGTPVGFVNSAESKEEVRKRDIPSITCVGTRGGTPIAVACVNEIVAIKRDEETCD; this comes from the coding sequence ATGACTACTGAAGAAAAAAACGGTCAGGAACTTGAGAACCTTGTGGAAATCACAATGGAAGCAGAACCTGAACTCGTAGAAATGTGCAGGGATATGGGCGCCCAGACAGAAGAAGCAAAAGCCATTTACATGACCAGCAGGCGTATTGCTAGCAAACTGGTTGGAGATGATTCTCCTCAGGGACGTGTCAGGCAGAGGTGCATGATATCCACAGGCGACCCTGAAGTTGCCGAAATAATGCGCTTCAAGAATGATCCAATTAAGGCAGGGGTAGAAGCTATCAAAAAAGGTGCTCCCATTTTTGTTGATATCAATATGGTCAAAGCCGGTGTTACTAAAAAGGGCCATGATTGCCCGGTAATTTGCGTCCTTGATGAAGACAAAGATGCACAAATCGCTCACAAATATGGCATTACAAGAACAGCAGCCGGGTTTTTGAATTGTCGTGACAGGCTTGAAGGAGCAATCGTAGCCATAGGAAACGCTCCTTCAGCTGCATTTGCAGTATGCCGCATGATCGACCATGGGATAAAACCTGCTCTTGTGATTGGAACACCTGTAGGATTTGTCAATTCCGCTGAATCCAAGGAAGAGGTTCGCAAACGGGACATTCCTTCAATAACCTGTGTAGGTACACGGGGTGGGACACCTATAGCTGTAGCCTGTGTCAATGAAATTGTGGCGATCAAAAGAGATGAAGAAACCTGTGACTGA